In Natronoarchaeum mannanilyticum, a genomic segment contains:
- a CDS encoding heavy-metal-associated domain-containing protein yields the protein MEQLSFDVEGMSCSGCEGNVSDALDDLQGVKSVNADHEGGNVSVTYEEKKTDAAEMSDAIEGAGYEVVG from the coding sequence ATGGAACAGCTCAGCTTCGACGTCGAAGGGATGTCCTGTTCGGGCTGCGAAGGCAACGTCTCGGACGCGCTGGACGATCTCCAGGGCGTCAAGAGCGTCAACGCCGACCACGAAGGGGGGAACGTATCGGTCACCTACGAGGAGAAAAAGACCGACGCCGCGGAGATGAGCGACGCCATCGAGGGCGCGGGCTACGAGGTCGTCGGATAG
- a CDS encoding HAMP domain-containing sensor histidine kinase translates to MGNELVGTDVEEDEVLEEVAQVLSHDLSNLLTTARSSLELARRQHDDDEHIERTVAVLDNSEQLVEDVVTLARTGRQFDDVSPTDIESVAESAWLSVDELGVSLRVDESLREEHLRIEADPGGLRLLLENLFQNAVEHGPAEEVVRVGLVERNGTRGFYVADDGEGFEMTDPEQAFESGYSTDDDRSGLGLAIVRRIVDAHGWTITVEESREGGARFEIGGVDFAE, encoded by the coding sequence ATGGGGAACGAACTGGTTGGGACGGATGTCGAAGAAGACGAGGTTCTCGAGGAGGTCGCGCAGGTCCTCTCTCACGACCTGTCGAACTTGCTCACGACCGCGCGAAGCTCGCTGGAGCTGGCGCGGCGCCAGCACGACGACGACGAACACATCGAGCGGACGGTGGCCGTTCTGGACAACTCCGAGCAGCTGGTCGAGGACGTCGTGACGCTCGCCCGCACCGGTCGGCAGTTCGACGACGTGAGCCCGACCGATATCGAGTCGGTCGCCGAGAGCGCGTGGCTGTCGGTCGATGAACTGGGGGTATCGCTTCGCGTCGACGAGTCGCTCCGAGAGGAGCACCTCCGGATCGAGGCCGATCCCGGCGGACTGCGACTCCTACTGGAGAACCTGTTCCAGAACGCGGTCGAGCACGGGCCGGCCGAGGAGGTAGTTCGAGTCGGCCTGGTCGAGCGCAACGGGACGCGGGGGTTCTACGTGGCTGACGACGGTGAGGGCTTCGAGATGACCGATCCGGAGCAGGCGTTCGAGTCGGGCTACTCGACCGACGACGACCGGAGCGGCCTCGGCCTCGCGATCGTCCGCCGGATCGTAGACGCCCACGGCTGGACGATCACCGTCGAAGAGAGCCGAGAAGGTGGCGCGCGCTTCGAGATCGGAGGCGTCGATTTCGCGGAGTAA
- a CDS encoding orc1/cdc6 family replication initiation protein, protein MGRFTRRRSIFEEKDALRDDYEPESLEARDEELDAYTDALQPVVDGWQPNNIFLYGKTGVGKTAATEYLLSELAADCRQYDDVDLSIVHVNCNTLNSSYQIAVHLVNELRGPGRQISTTGYPEATVFDMLYDELESIGGTVLIVLDEIDNIGTDDDILYELPRARSNGYLESVKPGLIGISNNFAFRDQLSPKVKDTLCEEELHFSPYDAGELRQILRSRAELAIRDDALDQDVIPLCAAIAAQDTGSARQAITLLLRAGELASNDDAEAIAESHVRTARNVIETERVQEGMRQLTVHGHLVLLAVTAHATRDETPVRMRDLYPRYRRYCDHLAVDPITKRSVHDHLGDLTMQSVLERHERNAGARGNYYEYALEVPTTAALDALEDVGDFDDIVADLKRRAPQS, encoded by the coding sequence ATGGGCCGGTTCACTCGTCGGCGGTCGATCTTCGAGGAGAAGGACGCGCTCCGCGACGACTACGAACCGGAATCGCTGGAGGCTCGCGACGAGGAACTCGACGCGTACACCGACGCCCTGCAGCCGGTCGTCGACGGCTGGCAACCCAACAACATCTTCCTCTACGGCAAGACCGGCGTCGGCAAGACCGCGGCGACCGAGTACCTGCTTTCGGAGCTTGCGGCCGACTGCCGGCAGTACGACGACGTCGACCTCTCGATCGTCCACGTCAACTGCAACACGCTCAACTCGTCGTACCAGATCGCGGTCCACCTCGTCAACGAGCTGCGCGGTCCGGGGCGCCAGATCAGCACGACGGGGTATCCCGAAGCGACCGTCTTCGACATGCTGTACGACGAACTGGAGTCGATCGGCGGGACGGTGCTGATCGTCCTCGACGAGATCGACAACATCGGCACCGACGACGACATCCTCTACGAACTCCCGCGCGCTCGATCGAACGGCTACCTCGAATCCGTCAAGCCCGGCCTCATCGGCATCTCGAACAACTTCGCCTTTCGGGATCAGCTCTCGCCGAAAGTCAAGGACACGCTCTGCGAGGAGGAGCTACACTTCTCGCCGTACGACGCCGGCGAGCTGCGCCAGATCCTCCGGTCGCGCGCCGAGCTGGCGATCCGCGACGACGCGCTCGACCAGGACGTCATCCCGCTCTGTGCCGCGATCGCCGCCCAGGACACCGGGAGCGCTCGACAGGCGATCACGCTACTGCTTCGGGCGGGCGAGCTCGCGAGCAACGACGACGCCGAGGCGATCGCGGAGTCCCACGTCCGCACGGCTCGGAACGTCATCGAAACCGAACGCGTTCAGGAGGGGATGCGCCAGCTGACGGTCCACGGCCACCTCGTGTTGCTAGCGGTCACCGCTCACGCCACCCGCGACGAGACGCCGGTTCGGATGCGCGACCTGTACCCGCGGTACCGCCGGTACTGCGATCACCTCGCCGTCGATCCGATCACCAAGCGATCGGTCCACGACCACCTCGGCGACCTGACGATGCAGAGCGTCCTCGAACGCCACGAGCGCAACGCCGGCGCTCGCGGCAACTACTACGAGTACGCGCTGGAGGTTCCGACGACCGCCGCCCTCGACGCGCTCGAAGACGTCGGCGACTTCGACGACATCGTGGCGGATCTGAAGCGGCGCGCGCCGCAGTCGTGA
- a CDS encoding metal-dependent hydrolase, translated as MWPWGHAAVGYLLYAASVRRRSGLRPAGGPVVWLAIGTQAPDLVDKPLAWTAGVLPTGRSLAHALPIVVPLLAVGYLFARRRGRDEWAFAFSLGYLAHVLADALPSLVWGDPAYARFLLWPLLTLPPYDESKSFLAHLTSIEPTGYLAVQFALTAIAAAVWWRDGRPGLDVLAAAWRRLGPAGS; from the coding sequence ATGTGGCCCTGGGGACACGCCGCCGTCGGGTATCTGCTGTACGCCGCGTCGGTTCGACGCCGCAGCGGCCTCCGCCCGGCCGGCGGACCGGTCGTCTGGCTCGCGATCGGCACGCAGGCACCGGATCTGGTCGACAAGCCGCTCGCGTGGACCGCGGGCGTGCTACCGACCGGTCGGTCGCTCGCCCACGCGCTCCCCATCGTCGTCCCGCTCCTTGCAGTGGGCTACCTGTTCGCCAGACGCCGCGGCCGCGACGAGTGGGCGTTCGCGTTCAGTCTCGGCTACCTCGCGCACGTCCTCGCGGACGCGCTGCCCTCGCTGGTCTGGGGCGACCCGGCGTACGCCCGGTTCCTGCTGTGGCCGCTCCTGACGCTGCCGCCCTACGACGAATCGAAGTCGTTCCTCGCGCATCTGACGAGCATCGAGCCGACGGGGTATCTCGCGGTCCAGTTCGCGCTGACCGCGATCGCCGCCGCAGTCTGGTGGCGCGACGGGCGGCCCGGGCTCGACGTGCTCGCCGCGGCGTGGCGACGCCTCGGGCCGGCTGGTTCCTGA
- the mch gene encoding methenyltetrahydromethanopterin cyclohydrolase translates to MESLNRMAIELVDEALDFAEELDIGAHELDNEATVLDFGVEFPGGVEAGLLLAEIQTAGLATVQTRMDEVAGAPIPHVELSTDHPALALLCSQKAGWELSADGFEGLGSGPARALVGEEEEFARVGYHDAFDLTVLALESDELPDEAVAEQVARMADVETSGVFLPTFPTASVVGSVTTAARAAELAAFRLSELGYDPVDLAGATASAPMPPVAGDEETALGRTNDALAYGGQVHLTVESEFDRFDEVVSTATDEYGRPFADIFAEADWDFYDVEESVFAPAQVTVDVLGGSTEVYGATDEELLAESFDL, encoded by the coding sequence ATGGAGAGTCTCAACCGGATGGCGATCGAGCTGGTCGACGAGGCGCTGGACTTCGCCGAGGAGCTCGACATCGGCGCGCACGAACTCGACAACGAGGCGACGGTGCTGGACTTCGGCGTCGAGTTCCCCGGCGGCGTCGAGGCCGGACTGCTGCTCGCGGAGATCCAGACCGCCGGGCTGGCGACCGTCCAGACGCGGATGGACGAGGTCGCCGGCGCGCCGATCCCCCACGTCGAGCTGTCGACCGACCACCCCGCGCTGGCGCTGCTGTGCTCCCAGAAGGCGGGCTGGGAGCTCAGCGCCGACGGATTCGAGGGACTGGGCAGCGGCCCGGCCCGCGCGCTGGTCGGCGAGGAAGAGGAGTTCGCCCGCGTGGGCTACCACGACGCGTTCGATCTCACGGTGCTGGCCCTCGAGAGCGACGAGTTACCCGACGAAGCCGTCGCCGAGCAGGTCGCGCGCATGGCCGACGTCGAGACCAGCGGCGTGTTCCTGCCGACGTTCCCGACGGCGAGCGTCGTCGGGAGCGTGACGACGGCCGCGCGCGCCGCCGAACTCGCCGCGTTCCGACTCTCGGAGCTGGGCTACGATCCGGTGGATCTCGCCGGCGCGACGGCGAGCGCACCGATGCCGCCGGTCGCGGGCGACGAGGAGACCGCGCTCGGCCGGACCAACGACGCGCTGGCCTACGGCGGGCAGGTCCACCTCACGGTCGAATCGGAGTTCGACCGCTTCGACGAGGTCGTCTCGACGGCGACCGACGAGTACGGTCGGCCGTTCGCGGACATCTTCGCGGAGGCCGACTGGGACTTCTACGACGTCGAAGAGAGCGTCTTCGCGCCCGCGCAGGTGACGGTCGACGTGCTCGGCGGCTCGACCGAGGTGTACGGCGCGACCGACGAGGAGCTGCTCGCCGAGAGCTTCGACCTCTAA
- a CDS encoding NAD-dependent epimerase/dehydratase family protein, producing the protein MQGKRILVTGGAGFIGSNLANELAAENDVVVVDDGYLGTPENLDDAVEYREASVLDGNLPTDVDVVFHLAALSSYAMHEDDPTTGARVNVEGFVNVVEQAKADGCETVVYASTSSIYGSRTEPSPEDMDVTVNTGYEASKMARESYAEYFSNHYDLTAAGMRFFSVYQGYGGAEEHKGEYANVIAQFADDIANGEAPKIYGDGAQTRDFTHVSDIVRGLVLAAEHELDGVYNLGTGEAYDFNTVVDLLNDELGTDVEPEYVENPIPEDVYVHDTCADPSKMREATGWEPQIDFEEGIRRVCQQYK; encoded by the coding sequence ATGCAAGGCAAGCGGATTCTGGTGACGGGCGGCGCTGGCTTCATCGGGTCGAACCTGGCGAACGAGCTGGCCGCCGAGAACGACGTGGTGGTGGTCGATGACGGCTATCTGGGAACCCCGGAAAACCTCGACGATGCCGTCGAGTACCGCGAAGCGAGCGTGCTCGACGGTAACCTGCCGACGGACGTGGACGTGGTGTTCCACCTGGCGGCGCTGTCGTCGTACGCGATGCACGAGGACGACCCGACGACGGGCGCGCGCGTCAACGTCGAAGGGTTCGTCAACGTCGTCGAGCAGGCCAAAGCCGACGGCTGCGAGACGGTCGTGTACGCCTCGACGTCGTCGATCTACGGCAGCCGGACCGAGCCCTCGCCCGAGGACATGGACGTGACGGTCAACACGGGGTACGAGGCCTCGAAGATGGCCCGGGAGAGCTACGCGGAGTATTTCTCGAACCACTACGACCTGACGGCAGCGGGGATGCGGTTTTTCTCGGTGTATCAGGGCTACGGCGGCGCGGAAGAACACAAGGGCGAGTACGCGAACGTGATCGCGCAGTTCGCCGACGACATCGCCAACGGCGAGGCGCCCAAAATCTACGGCGACGGCGCGCAGACGCGGGATTTCACGCACGTCTCGGACATCGTGCGCGGGCTGGTGCTGGCGGCCGAGCACGAACTGGACGGCGTGTATAATCTCGGCACCGGCGAGGCCTACGATTTCAACACGGTCGTCGATCTGCTCAACGACGAGCTGGGAACGGACGTCGAGCCCGAGTACGTCGAGAACCCGATCCCCGAGGACGTGTACGTCCACGATACCTGCGCGGACCCCTCGAAGATGCGAGAGGCGACCGGCTGGGAGCCACAGATCGACTTCGAGGAAGGTATCCGGCGCGTCTGTCAGCAGTACAAGTAA
- a CDS encoding MTH1187 family thiamine-binding protein, which translates to MTVVALLSVAPVIEDSMSREVAKAVDALDDYDVEYETNPMGTVIETEDIEELFAAAQAAHEAVDADRVSTVLKIDDKRAVETDADAKVDAVEDHLGRAPRSDR; encoded by the coding sequence ATGACAGTCGTCGCACTCCTGTCGGTCGCACCGGTGATCGAGGACAGCATGTCCAGAGAAGTCGCCAAGGCCGTCGACGCGCTCGACGACTACGACGTCGAGTACGAGACCAACCCGATGGGCACCGTCATCGAGACCGAGGATATCGAGGAGCTGTTCGCCGCGGCGCAGGCGGCCCACGAGGCCGTCGACGCCGACCGAGTCAGCACGGTGCTGAAGATCGACGACAAGCGAGCGGTCGAGACCGATGCCGACGCGAAGGTCGACGCAGTCGAGGATCATCTGGGACGAGCGCCACGGAGCGACCGATAG
- a CDS encoding potassium channel family protein has protein sequence MGPYEGDVSSESIDYEPVSVKDVLVEMKDTSELLIDLSYSAVLHGSEAIAREVLTLEEKMGVLQMRARMSLMMAARNPSDTERLAPVLGVVGGAQKISDAAGDVAKIVIEEMGLPEAMRAAIPEAVEMLVRGTVARDSEFAGRTLEDVNLESRTGVRVIAIRRGPEWILNPGPETMVESADVVILRGPDQSIADVYETYTGEAYEPPEVDEPGVDDLDRAVDSIVHMKNLSELAVDLAYSSILFDNVELAEEVRNLEVEVDALQSRFEAWTLRAAADADDPVALRGLIRLGIATEVISDAALEISEGVLRDIEVHPVVELAVKESDEIISRVEIEPGSPLVGTDVVEGIPDTEVSMSVIAIRRPDEGWLLVADAETELAAGDVLIAKGTRTSAETFEKLASA, from the coding sequence ATGGGTCCCTACGAGGGCGACGTCTCGTCGGAGTCGATCGACTACGAGCCGGTCAGCGTGAAGGACGTCCTCGTGGAGATGAAAGACACCTCCGAGCTGCTGATCGATCTGTCGTACTCCGCGGTGCTCCACGGGAGCGAGGCTATCGCCCGCGAGGTGCTCACCTTGGAAGAGAAGATGGGGGTCCTCCAGATGCGCGCGCGGATGAGCCTGATGATGGCCGCGCGCAACCCCTCCGACACCGAGCGACTGGCGCCGGTGCTGGGCGTCGTCGGCGGCGCCCAGAAGATCAGCGACGCCGCCGGCGACGTCGCCAAGATCGTCATCGAGGAGATGGGGCTGCCCGAGGCGATGCGGGCGGCGATCCCCGAGGCCGTCGAGATGCTGGTCCGGGGCACCGTCGCCCGCGACTCCGAGTTCGCCGGCCGCACGCTCGAAGACGTCAACCTCGAATCCCGAACGGGCGTCCGCGTCATCGCGATCCGACGGGGGCCGGAGTGGATTCTCAACCCCGGTCCCGAAACTATGGTCGAGTCCGCCGACGTCGTCATCCTGCGCGGCCCCGACCAGTCGATCGCGGACGTGTACGAGACGTACACCGGCGAGGCCTACGAACCGCCGGAGGTCGACGAGCCCGGCGTCGACGACCTGGACCGCGCGGTCGACTCGATCGTCCACATGAAGAACCTCAGCGAGCTCGCGGTCGACCTGGCCTACAGCAGCATCCTCTTCGACAATGTCGAGCTCGCGGAGGAGGTCCGGAACCTCGAAGTGGAGGTCGACGCCCTCCAGTCCCGCTTCGAGGCGTGGACGCTCCGGGCCGCCGCCGACGCCGATGACCCCGTCGCGCTGCGCGGGCTGATCCGGCTCGGCATCGCGACCGAGGTGATCAGCGACGCCGCCCTGGAGATCAGCGAGGGCGTCCTCCGGGACATCGAGGTCCATCCCGTCGTCGAACTCGCGGTCAAGGAGAGCGACGAGATTATCTCCCGAGTGGAGATCGAACCGGGGAGCCCGCTGGTCGGCACGGACGTCGTCGAGGGGATCCCCGACACCGAGGTGAGCATGAGCGTCATCGCGATCCGCCGACCCGACGAAGGCTGGCTGCTCGTCGCCGACGCCGAGACCGAGCTGGCCGCCGGCGACGTGCTGATCGCCAAGGGAACGCGCACGTCTGCCGAGACGTTCGAGAAGCTGGCGAGCGCCTGA
- a CDS encoding MFS transporter, whose translation MSRRWLYAWGLGSAAFGAASLLVPLYVVTLGGGPADLGYLAAAAAFLGAPGAIVWGRLADRTTRRREVAVASLAGVAAVLAATPLLGGTWAVIVANAVLWLLVAAAGPVLTLLVVADAPESAWSREIGLLNAYQGYGWAAGLVLGLAWTAVVGRTLDPATAQRTLFWASAACAGAAAVGMARWMPRPAERSVARVDPRRVARTLGASRRNVRSATFAFAPNRLYWSTRAIHPRRLAERFTPALAGYFLAAVLFFTGFAAFWAPLPLFLTDAGYGGDAVFGLYLVSSLGSAAFYVGAGRLSAEYDLRGLQIGALGVRGVTLPAVAVVGALGTAAVGVGLTALAFAVIGVAWAVISVTATTIVTRLAPTSLRGEALGVYAALSALAGGVGSVAGGWLAAGPGFSTTFAVAGALVLAGAVLIGLLREISARTAMATETMTAE comes from the coding sequence ATGAGCAGACGCTGGCTGTACGCGTGGGGACTCGGCTCGGCGGCGTTCGGCGCGGCGTCGCTGCTGGTGCCGCTGTACGTCGTGACGCTGGGCGGCGGCCCGGCCGATCTGGGATACCTGGCGGCCGCGGCGGCGTTTCTGGGCGCGCCCGGGGCGATCGTCTGGGGGCGACTGGCCGACCGGACGACGCGCCGGCGCGAGGTCGCCGTGGCGAGCCTCGCGGGCGTCGCCGCCGTGCTGGCCGCGACGCCGCTGCTCGGCGGGACGTGGGCGGTGATCGTCGCCAACGCGGTCCTGTGGCTGCTGGTCGCCGCCGCGGGGCCGGTGCTGACGCTGCTGGTCGTCGCCGACGCGCCGGAGTCGGCGTGGAGCCGCGAGATCGGCCTGCTCAACGCCTACCAGGGGTACGGCTGGGCGGCCGGACTGGTGCTGGGGCTGGCGTGGACCGCCGTCGTCGGTCGCACACTCGACCCCGCGACGGCCCAGCGCACGCTGTTCTGGGCGAGCGCGGCGTGCGCCGGCGCGGCGGCGGTCGGGATGGCGCGCTGGATGCCGCGGCCGGCCGAGCGCAGCGTCGCCCGCGTCGATCCCCGACGGGTCGCCCGGACGCTCGGGGCGTCGCGGCGCAACGTCCGCAGCGCGACGTTCGCGTTCGCGCCCAACCGGCTGTACTGGTCGACGCGGGCGATCCATCCCCGTCGGCTCGCCGAGCGGTTCACACCCGCGCTGGCGGGCTACTTCCTCGCCGCGGTGCTGTTTTTCACCGGCTTCGCCGCGTTCTGGGCGCCGCTCCCGCTGTTCCTGACCGACGCGGGCTACGGCGGCGACGCCGTGTTCGGGCTCTACCTGGTGTCGAGCCTCGGCTCGGCGGCGTTCTACGTCGGCGCCGGTCGACTGAGCGCCGAGTACGACCTCCGGGGCCTCCAGATCGGCGCGCTGGGCGTCCGGGGCGTCACGCTGCCGGCCGTCGCAGTAGTTGGGGCTCTCGGGACCGCGGCCGTCGGCGTCGGTCTGACCGCGCTGGCGTTCGCGGTCATCGGCGTCGCCTGGGCCGTCATCTCCGTCACCGCGACGACGATCGTCACCCGGCTGGCGCCGACGTCGCTGCGCGGCGAGGCGCTGGGCGTGTACGCCGCGCTCTCGGCGCTGGCCGGCGGCGTCGGCAGCGTCGCCGGCGGCTGGCTCGCCGCCGGCCCCGGCTTCTCGACGACGTTCGCCGTCGCGGGCGCGCTGGTGCTCGCCGGCGCCGTCCTGATCGGGCTGCTCCGCGAGATCTCGGCGCGGACCGCGATGGCGACCGAGACGATGACGGCTGAGTGA